In Uranotaenia lowii strain MFRU-FL chromosome 2, ASM2978415v1, whole genome shotgun sequence, one genomic interval encodes:
- the LOC129747839 gene encoding uncharacterized protein LOC129747839 isoform X1 yields MRLGYSTNIKTIQVLPLAAFLLASCGSIFAIEAPEPSSVLRPRDINPHPYDDAYDGVSIFEKNAAINGEKFMENLLNQGPIQFPQIVDSDAMNALPHPYERFALKERAGKTERFSGADNLIVKPAYRALAKHAAKVLNRQLAKSLDDEDEIDNYNEATNVQNQYAFSYAVKDAASGDDFSHSQQQQVDGAVKGSYKVHLPDGRMQIVKYIADNNGYRADVTYENEPNSNLINHAVTAAPEEVQVPASAVPVVSPLASAQPIYNYYKNLHQRQQYIQQPALIQQQHQPQQQVIYYPQTGPTQIPAPYYPARLRVNDVKIHSYNTAPHANTLIRSTLAPNGRAAYIALHPSANLAYVSSTPNPSAQIQSNALNQAGLIPVIVTTARPTAIPYYHRDIHVTPAPLGPRRTTIYNNGPGQQRLYAQQIAAPIQANNNQEQAYQYVQIPASNHVYKRNTDKDSKVVKSSADVEQKKPTKVAS; encoded by the exons ATGCGATTGGGATACTCAACAAACATAAAA ACCATACAAGTCCTTCCTCTGGCAGCATTTTTATTGGCCTCGTGTGGCTCGATTTTTGCCATTGAAGCACCGGAACCATCTTCTGTCCTGAGGCCCCGTGACATCAACCCGCACCCGTATGACGATGCCTACGATGGGGTttcaatattcgaaaaaaatgccgCCATCAATGGAGAGAAATTCATGGAAAACTTACTCAA TCAAGGTCCCATACAGTTCCCACAGATCGTGGACAGCGACGCGATGAATGCTCTGCCTCATCCGTACGAGCGATTCGCGCTGAAAGAACGGGCTGGCAAGACGGAGAGGTTTTCCGGTGCGGACAATCTGATTGTAAAGCCAGCCTACAGGGCACTCGCCAAGCACGCGGCCAAGGTGTTGAATCGGCAGTTGGCGAAAAGTTTGGACGACGAAGACGAGATTGATAACTACAAC GAAGCTACTAATGTTCAGAATCAGTATGCATTTTCGTACGCGGTGAAGGATGCTGCCTCTGGAGATGATTTTTCCCACAGTCAGCAGCAGCAAGTGGACGGTGCTGTCAAGGGAAGTTATAAGGTGCACTTACCTGACGGTAGAATGCAAATTGTGAAGTACATTGCTGATAACAATGGTTATCGTGCAGATGTAACTTATGAGAATGAGCCGAATTCGAATCTCATTAATCATGCAGTAACAGCAGCACCAGAAGAGGTTCAAGTTCCAGCTTCAGCTGTTCCGGTAGTTTCTCCACTAGCATCAGCACAACCCATCTACAATTACTACAAAAATCTACATCAGCGCCAGCAATACATCCAGCAACCAGCCCTCATTCAGCAACAGCATCAACCTCAACAGCAAGTGATTTACTATCCGCAGACAGGACCTACCCAAATTCCTGCTCCTTATTACCCGGCTCGTCTTCGGGTTAACGATGTCAAAATACACAGCTACAATACGGCTCCTCATGCTAATACACTAATTCGCTCAACGCTGGCTCCGAACGGTAGAGCGGCCTACATTGCGTTACATCCCTCCGCTAACCTAGCGTACGTATCGTCGACACCGAATCCATCGGCCCAAATTCAATCGAACGCCCTGAACCAAGCTGGTCTGATCCCGGTCATTGTAACGACTGCACGCCCAACTGCCATCCCTTACTATCATCGTGATATCCACGTTACTCCAGCGCCTCTAGGTCCACGAAGAACAACTATTTACAATAACGGACCAGGTCAGCAACGGCTCTACGCCCAACAAATCGCTGCTCCCATCCAGGCAAACAACAACCAAGAACAGGCCTATCAATACGTGCAAATACCGGCGAGCAACCACGTGTACAAACGTAACACCGATAAGGACAGCAAGGTCGTGAAGAGTTCTGCCGACGTAGAGCAGAAGAAGCCAACGAAAGTAGCTTCGTAG
- the LOC129747839 gene encoding uncharacterized protein LOC129747839 isoform X2, producing the protein MENLLNQGPIQFPQIVDSDAMNALPHPYERFALKERAGKTERFSGADNLIVKPAYRALAKHAAKVLNRQLAKSLDDEDEIDNYNEATNVQNQYAFSYAVKDAASGDDFSHSQQQQVDGAVKGSYKVHLPDGRMQIVKYIADNNGYRADVTYENEPNSNLINHAVTAAPEEVQVPASAVPVVSPLASAQPIYNYYKNLHQRQQYIQQPALIQQQHQPQQQVIYYPQTGPTQIPAPYYPARLRVNDVKIHSYNTAPHANTLIRSTLAPNGRAAYIALHPSANLAYVSSTPNPSAQIQSNALNQAGLIPVIVTTARPTAIPYYHRDIHVTPAPLGPRRTTIYNNGPGQQRLYAQQIAAPIQANNNQEQAYQYVQIPASNHVYKRNTDKDSKVVKSSADVEQKKPTKVAS; encoded by the exons ATGGAAAACTTACTCAA TCAAGGTCCCATACAGTTCCCACAGATCGTGGACAGCGACGCGATGAATGCTCTGCCTCATCCGTACGAGCGATTCGCGCTGAAAGAACGGGCTGGCAAGACGGAGAGGTTTTCCGGTGCGGACAATCTGATTGTAAAGCCAGCCTACAGGGCACTCGCCAAGCACGCGGCCAAGGTGTTGAATCGGCAGTTGGCGAAAAGTTTGGACGACGAAGACGAGATTGATAACTACAAC GAAGCTACTAATGTTCAGAATCAGTATGCATTTTCGTACGCGGTGAAGGATGCTGCCTCTGGAGATGATTTTTCCCACAGTCAGCAGCAGCAAGTGGACGGTGCTGTCAAGGGAAGTTATAAGGTGCACTTACCTGACGGTAGAATGCAAATTGTGAAGTACATTGCTGATAACAATGGTTATCGTGCAGATGTAACTTATGAGAATGAGCCGAATTCGAATCTCATTAATCATGCAGTAACAGCAGCACCAGAAGAGGTTCAAGTTCCAGCTTCAGCTGTTCCGGTAGTTTCTCCACTAGCATCAGCACAACCCATCTACAATTACTACAAAAATCTACATCAGCGCCAGCAATACATCCAGCAACCAGCCCTCATTCAGCAACAGCATCAACCTCAACAGCAAGTGATTTACTATCCGCAGACAGGACCTACCCAAATTCCTGCTCCTTATTACCCGGCTCGTCTTCGGGTTAACGATGTCAAAATACACAGCTACAATACGGCTCCTCATGCTAATACACTAATTCGCTCAACGCTGGCTCCGAACGGTAGAGCGGCCTACATTGCGTTACATCCCTCCGCTAACCTAGCGTACGTATCGTCGACACCGAATCCATCGGCCCAAATTCAATCGAACGCCCTGAACCAAGCTGGTCTGATCCCGGTCATTGTAACGACTGCACGCCCAACTGCCATCCCTTACTATCATCGTGATATCCACGTTACTCCAGCGCCTCTAGGTCCACGAAGAACAACTATTTACAATAACGGACCAGGTCAGCAACGGCTCTACGCCCAACAAATCGCTGCTCCCATCCAGGCAAACAACAACCAAGAACAGGCCTATCAATACGTGCAAATACCGGCGAGCAACCACGTGTACAAACGTAACACCGATAAGGACAGCAAGGTCGTGAAGAGTTCTGCCGACGTAGAGCAGAAGAAGCCAACGAAAGTAGCTTCGTAG